One Nocardiopsis gilva YIM 90087 genomic window, GGAGAGCTTCGCCATCTGGTGATCGTCGGCGTCGATCACGGCACCAAGGATCTCCGGCCTCAGACCGATCGGCGTACCCAGCCGATCGAGGGCGTCGCGCGCCGCCTGCCTGTACACGCGCTCACCGGCGTCGACTCCAGTGAAATAGGGCGTGTGCGCCCCGAAGTCGATGGTTGTGGACGCTTCCTCCTCGGCGTAGCGTGCCACCGCCGCACCGACGTCGAGCGTTTCGATCGGGACACGACCAGGAAGGAAGTGGTCGAACGGCCCCGGTTCGGTGTCCGATGCTGTCAAGAGGGTGGCCATGTGCCGGGCGATCACCGGTGAGCAGTGGAAGCCGTCCCGGTAGGTTCCGGTGGCGAACAGCAGGCCTGACACCGGAGTGCGGCCGATGAGCGGATAGGTGTCGAGCGGGACGGGCCGATGGCCGTAGTGGTAGCGCAGCATCTGGGAGAAACCCAGCCGCCGGTCAAACTTGTCCACGGCGAACTGGAGCATGGCCTGGGCGATGCCGAGCCCCGGGCCCTCCGGGGGATCGAGGTGGACGACGCTCGTGGCTCCGATGTACTCGCGTCTGTCCCCTAACGGGACGACATGGATACCGCAGCTTCCTGCACGGAGAGCGGTGCGGACCACGTGGCCGAATCCGGCTCCGCGCTGACGACGCGTTTCGGCCGCAAATCCGGTGCCGAGGAACAGCGGCTGAACCGTACCGGCGGGAAGATGCTCGATACAGCGTTGCGTACCGGTACCCGCAGCGAGCACGACCGCTCCCGCAGCGACCGTCTCCCCCGTCGACAGGCGGACTCCGGTCACCCGACCGTTTGCTTCGACCAGGCCCGCGACGGTGTCATCGCGGATCACGAGCCCGCGACGCCTGACCGCGGTCTCCAGAGAGGCCACAACAGCACGTGCGTCAACCACTCCTTCCCGCTCCAGGTAGATGGCGCGGATGGGGGGTTCGTGCGGGGCGGCCCGCACTTCGTCGAGGTCCTGCGGATCGAGTTCCTGGTGCGGTTCGCTGTACTGCTTCAGGGCGGCGTGAACGGCTTCGAAGTTCTTGGTGGTGTGGGATGTCGACCGCGCGACGAGCAACAGCAGAGTGCCCGGTAGCCACGTCGCCGAAGCGGAACCGTCGCCATCATCGTCGAGACGCTCAAGCCACGCGGGCCAGGCGTCGAGGGCATCGCGGGCGATAGCGAACTTGGCCCGGGAAGCAGGGTGCTCGTCGGTGGCACTCGTGACCTCCGCGAAGCAGTTGAGCATGGCTCCGGCCGCCGTGGTCGCCGCAGTCGGCCGCGCGTTGGGGCCGATCACCACGATGCGCAGGCTGGGGTCGCGGAGCGCGGCCTCGTAGGCGATCGACAGCCCGAGAACGCCGTTGCCGACGATGACCACATCGACAGTCGCCCCTGCCATTGGTGTCCCCCTTTCCCAGGGCATCTCTGCTGGACATGCCCAAACGTATTCATTAACAAACTCTCTGTAATCGACCTCCATGTGGAACGCGAGAGTCGTAGATCAATACCCTGTGTAGTGCCAGCGCTTGTTCCAAGTAGGGCGGGAGAGCCGTGCCGCTGTTCCACACAATGGGTTAGATACGCTGTGCCGTCGCGTTGATGGGAATCGGGAGGGTGCCTTGTCGGTCGATGAACGGCTGCGAGTGCCGATCGGGGAGGCGTCAGGCAGCTGGTCGACGCTTCCGGACTGCCGCCGGGTGCTCGTCGTGGCCCACACGGTGACGTCGATGACCCGCTTGCTCGACATCCTCCCGCTCCTGGAGTCGGATCCGCGTATTCAGATCGTCTTCACGCGTGCTCGGACGTCGAACTTCCGCGAAGGCGTGACCGAATACCTGAACGATCTCGGCGTTGTGGTCGCCCCATGGGAACAGGCCATCGAAGAAGAATTCGATCTCGCGATTTCAGCGAGCTTCGGCGATGACATGCATGCAATCAAAGCGCCTTTGGCTGTCGTTTCCCACGGGGCTGGGTACAATAAACTGATGGAAACCGAAACCGGAAACCGGAAACCGGAAACCGGAAACCGGAAACCGGAAACCGGAAACCGGAAACCGGAAACCGCCACGCCGCAGGGCGTGTTCGGGCTTTCTTCGGCGACCCTGATCCGCAACGGGCAGCTGGTTCCCTCGATGCTCGTGCTCTCGCATCCCGAGCAGCTCGACCGGTTGCGCGAGGCCTGCCCCCAGGCGGTCGATGCGGCCGTCGTCGCGGGCGATCCCACCTATGACCGGATCCTCGAGGGTCGCCGCTGGAGATCGGAGTACCGCAAGTCGCTCGACGTCGGCGAACGCCGCTTGGTTCTGGTCAGCTCGACCTGGGGACCGTCGTCCCTGCTTGGGCGCCGACCTGAGCTGTTGAGCGAGCTGCTGGAGGAACTTCCCGTCGACGAGTACCGCGTCGCCTTCGCCGCCCACCCGAATACCTGGCACGGGCACGGTCCATGGCAGGTTCGGTATTGGCTGGCCTCCTGCGAGCGCGCGGGGCTGCGGGTCCTGCCACCCCGCCACGGCTGGCAGGCCGCCGTGGCGGCGGCCGACCACATCATCGGAGACCACGGGTCGGTGACCTTCTATGGGGCGGCGATCGGCACACACACCATGCTGGGCACATTCCCCGACGAGGAACTCGCGGAAGACTCCCCCATCGCGGAGTTCGGCCGCACCGCGCGTCGGCTCACGCACCGTCGTTCGCTGCTCGACCAGCTAATGGAGGACGCCGCCGTCCACACCCCCGGCCGCTTCGACGCCTCCACGCGGATGCTCAGCTCCCTCCCTGGACAGTCGGGCGACGTCCTGCGCGCCGCCTTCTACCGGCTCCTGGGACTCCCTGAACCCCGCCACCGGGTCCGGATCGTTCCGCCCGAGCGCCCCACGCCGTACGTGCGCACCTGGCCGGACGTGGGCGGATTGGTGCCCCTGGTCGTGTCGGCCGAAGGCGACGACATGGAGGTGCGGGTGGAGCGCCGTCCCGCCGCTCTAGTGAGTGGCGGCCACCGGGTCCTCCAGCGTCCGCACGTGGTCGCCAGCGCGGACGAGCCGGACTCGCACTGGCTCGATTCCGCCGACATTCTGGTGTGCGGCGCTGGTGGATACGAGCCCCGGCATCACGATAATCCCGTTGATCCCTGGGAACGGATTTCGCGGG contains:
- a CDS encoding NAD(P)/FAD-dependent oxidoreductase — translated: MEVDYREFVNEYVWACPAEMPWERGTPMAGATVDVVIVGNGVLGLSIAYEAALRDPSLRIVVIGPNARPTAATTAAGAMLNCFAEVTSATDEHPASRAKFAIARDALDAWPAWLERLDDDGDGSASATWLPGTLLLLVARSTSHTTKNFEAVHAALKQYSEPHQELDPQDLDEVRAAPHEPPIRAIYLEREGVVDARAVVASLETAVRRRGLVIRDDTVAGLVEANGRVTGVRLSTGETVAAGAVVLAAGTGTQRCIEHLPAGTVQPLFLGTGFAAETRRQRGAGFGHVVRTALRAGSCGIHVVPLGDRREYIGATSVVHLDPPEGPGLGIAQAMLQFAVDKFDRRLGFSQMLRYHYGHRPVPLDTYPLIGRTPVSGLLFATGTYRDGFHCSPVIARHMATLLTASDTEPGPFDHFLPGRVPIETLDVGAAVARYAEEEASTTIDFGAHTPYFTGVDAGERVYRQAARDALDRLGTPIGLRPEILGAVIDADDHQMAKLSESLRALRERSPERV